Proteins from a genomic interval of Drosophila melanogaster chromosome 2R:
- the CG8399 gene encoding uncharacterized protein, isoform A, with protein sequence MMQALTMRSWLATLVTALLAVAIWPDPGQSLPQGAPETVCDTMLPFHSGGSVLPQNSVSPFSVETSSSTLGQGQTLRVDLTGVPAGLSFGGYMIQARNRNPPHQIIGQFGPARDGTIKLMNCENSVNNSATHSNAGPKQQVILEWQSPVDFLGQVVFNATIAQSYNEFWVGVPSQPVQIVRRDLSAAPPLPTQSPSAPAGTTRAPYVPPSYVAPNNVVAVSSDPIYNGCGQSKNCFGFPDGCVATKSCTSITVVTVRGDVFEFEIQSGKGTNAAYVAVGLSDDAKMGDDLTTECVPENGRVNLYSSLTSASPYSAVRSNVNQNSARLLDASIVDGVIYCRVQRDAVTNVQGRTFDLRNGKYHLLVASGSSLKENSVGYHDIGRLPSAQPINLAEVQDLSGSSRLLIQLHGAFMIAAWIGTTSLGIIFARYFKQTWVGSQSCGTDQWFAWHRLLMVTTWSLTVAAYVLIWVELKQAVWHAHSIIGLITVILCFIQPIGALFRPGPNDKKRPYFNWGHWLGGNLAHILGIVTIFFSVKLPKAELPEWMDWILVSFVVVHVLVHLIFSIGGMASERHLSQRANTFQMGDMSHHQQHAMRNGMSMERKMDAPYAGMRKGLLGVYGVVLILFVTVLILLVVLAPIEQFLGKS encoded by the exons ATGATGCAGGCGCTGACGATGCGGAGTTGGCTGGCAACGCTGGTGACGGCGCTGCTGGCGGTGGCCATCTGGCCGGATCCGGGACAGAGTCTGCCGCAAGGTGCTCCGGAAACCGTGTGCGACACCATGCTGCCGTTCCACTCCGGCGGCAGTGTGCTACCCCAGAACAGTGTGTCGCCCTTCAGCGTGGAGACCTCTTCCTCGACACTTGGCCAGGGTCAGACGCTTCGCGTGGATCTGACGGGTGTGCCGGCGGGCTTAAGCTTCGGTGGCTACATGATCCAGGCGCGCAATCGGAATCCACCCCATCAGATCATCGGACAATTTGGACCCGCCCGCGATGGCACCATTAAGCTAATGAACTGCGAGAACTCCGTGAATAATTCAGCCACGCATAGCAATGCAGGACCCAAGCAGCAGGTTATCCTGGAGTGGCAATCACCAGTGGACTTTCTCGGCCAGGTGGTCTTCAA TGCCACCATTGCCCAGAGCTACAATGAATTCTGGGTGGGCGTGCCATCTCAGCCCGTTCAGATAGTCCGTCGCGATCTGTCCGCTGCTCCACCACTACCCACACAGAGTCCATCTGCCCCTGCGGGCACCACCCGTGCTCCCTATGTGCCGCCCAGCTATGTGGCGCCAAACAACGTGGTTGCCGTTTCCTCGGATCCCATCTACAATGGCTGCGGACAGAGCAAGAACTGTTTTGGATTCCCCGACGGTTGCGTGGCGACGAAGAGCTGTACCTCCATCACTGTGGTCACGGTGCGTGGAGATGTCTTCGAGTTTGAGATTCAGTCCGGCAAGG GAACCAATGCTGCTTACGTGGCAGTTGGTCTTTCTGATGACGCCAAGATGGGTGACGACTTGACCACCGAATGTGTGCCAGAGAATGGCCGGGTTAACCTGTATTCCTCCTTGACTTCGGCCTCTCCTTACTCGGCAGTGAGATCCAATGTG AACCAGAACTCTGCCCGCCTGCTGGACGCCTCCATTGTGGATGGAGTGATCTACTGCCGTGTGCAAAGGGATGCAGTGACCAATGTGCAGGGACGCACTTTTGATCTTCGCAATGGCAAGTACCATCTGCTGGTGGCATCCGGCAGCAGCCTTAAGGAGAACAGCGTGGGCTACCACGACATTGGACGCCTGCCCTCGGCGCAACCGATCAATCTGGCGGAGGTGCAAGACCTGAGTGGTTCTAGCAGACTGCTCATCCAGCTCCACGGTGCCTTCATGATTGCCGCATGGATTGGAACCACCTCGCTGGGCATCATCTTTGCGCGCTACTTCAAGCAGACGTGGGTGGGCAGCCAGAGCTGCGGCACGGATCAATGGTTCGCCTGGCATCGCCTCCTCATGGTCACCACCTGGTCGCTTACGGTGGCCGCTTACGTACTCATCTGGGTGGAGCTGAAGCAGGCTGTGTGGCATGCCCATTCGATAATCGGTCTGATCACGGTGATATTGTGCTTCATTCAACCCATTGGAGCTCTGTTCCGACCGGGACCCAATGACAAGAAGCGGCCATACTTCAACTGGGGTCATTGGCTGGGCGGTAACCTGGCCCATATTCTGGGAA TTGTTACCATCTTCTTTTCTGTAAAACTACCAAAGGCCGAGCTGCCCGAGTGGATGGACTGGATCCTGGTCAGCTTCGTGGTGGTGCATGTACTCGTCCACCTGATATTCTCC ATTGGCGGCATGGCCTCGGAGCGTCATCTCAGCCAGCGGGCGAACACTTTCCAAATGGGCGACATGTCCCATCATCAGCAGCACGCCATGCGGAATGGCATGAGCATGGAGCGGAAGATGGATGCCCCG TATGCGGGCATGCGCAAGGGATTGCTCGGAGTTTACGGCGTGGTGCTGATTCTCTTCGTGACGGTGCTGATCCTGTTGGTGGTGCTGGCGCCCATCGAACAATTCCTGGGAAAGTCCTAG
- the CG8399 gene encoding uncharacterized protein, isoform B translates to MMQALTMRSWLATLVTALLAVAIWPDPGQSLPQGAPETVCDTMLPFHSGGSVLPQNSVSPFSVETSSSTLGQGQTLRVDLTGVPAGLSFGGYMIQARNRNPPHQIIGQFGPARDGTIKLMNCENSVNNSATHSNAGPKQQVILEWQSPVDFLGQVVFNATIAQSYNEFWVGVPSQPVQIVRRDLSAAPPLPTQSPSAPAGTTRAPYVPPSYVAPNNVVAVSSDPIYNGCGQSKNCFGFPDGCVATKSCTSITVVTVRGDVFEFEIQSGKGTNAAYVAVGLSDDAKMGDDLTTECVPENGRVNLYSSLTSASPYSAVRSNVNQNSARLLDASIVDGVIYCRVQRDAVTNVQGRTFDLRNGKYHLLVASGSSLKENSVGYHDIGRLPSAQPINLAEVQDLSGSSRLLIQLHGAFMIAAWIGTTSLGIIFARYFKQTWVGSQSCGTDQWFAWHRLLMVTTWSLTVAAYVLIWVELKQAVWHAHSIIGLITVILCFIQPIGALFRPGPNDKKRPYFNWGHWLGGNLAHILGIVTIFFSVKLPKAELPEWMDWILVSFVVVHVLVHLIFSIGLCLNHWQIGGMASERHLSQRANTFQMGDMSHHQQHAMRNGMSMERKMDAPYAGMRKGLLGVYGVVLILFVTVLILLVVLAPIEQFLGKS, encoded by the exons ATGATGCAGGCGCTGACGATGCGGAGTTGGCTGGCAACGCTGGTGACGGCGCTGCTGGCGGTGGCCATCTGGCCGGATCCGGGACAGAGTCTGCCGCAAGGTGCTCCGGAAACCGTGTGCGACACCATGCTGCCGTTCCACTCCGGCGGCAGTGTGCTACCCCAGAACAGTGTGTCGCCCTTCAGCGTGGAGACCTCTTCCTCGACACTTGGCCAGGGTCAGACGCTTCGCGTGGATCTGACGGGTGTGCCGGCGGGCTTAAGCTTCGGTGGCTACATGATCCAGGCGCGCAATCGGAATCCACCCCATCAGATCATCGGACAATTTGGACCCGCCCGCGATGGCACCATTAAGCTAATGAACTGCGAGAACTCCGTGAATAATTCAGCCACGCATAGCAATGCAGGACCCAAGCAGCAGGTTATCCTGGAGTGGCAATCACCAGTGGACTTTCTCGGCCAGGTGGTCTTCAA TGCCACCATTGCCCAGAGCTACAATGAATTCTGGGTGGGCGTGCCATCTCAGCCCGTTCAGATAGTCCGTCGCGATCTGTCCGCTGCTCCACCACTACCCACACAGAGTCCATCTGCCCCTGCGGGCACCACCCGTGCTCCCTATGTGCCGCCCAGCTATGTGGCGCCAAACAACGTGGTTGCCGTTTCCTCGGATCCCATCTACAATGGCTGCGGACAGAGCAAGAACTGTTTTGGATTCCCCGACGGTTGCGTGGCGACGAAGAGCTGTACCTCCATCACTGTGGTCACGGTGCGTGGAGATGTCTTCGAGTTTGAGATTCAGTCCGGCAAGG GAACCAATGCTGCTTACGTGGCAGTTGGTCTTTCTGATGACGCCAAGATGGGTGACGACTTGACCACCGAATGTGTGCCAGAGAATGGCCGGGTTAACCTGTATTCCTCCTTGACTTCGGCCTCTCCTTACTCGGCAGTGAGATCCAATGTG AACCAGAACTCTGCCCGCCTGCTGGACGCCTCCATTGTGGATGGAGTGATCTACTGCCGTGTGCAAAGGGATGCAGTGACCAATGTGCAGGGACGCACTTTTGATCTTCGCAATGGCAAGTACCATCTGCTGGTGGCATCCGGCAGCAGCCTTAAGGAGAACAGCGTGGGCTACCACGACATTGGACGCCTGCCCTCGGCGCAACCGATCAATCTGGCGGAGGTGCAAGACCTGAGTGGTTCTAGCAGACTGCTCATCCAGCTCCACGGTGCCTTCATGATTGCCGCATGGATTGGAACCACCTCGCTGGGCATCATCTTTGCGCGCTACTTCAAGCAGACGTGGGTGGGCAGCCAGAGCTGCGGCACGGATCAATGGTTCGCCTGGCATCGCCTCCTCATGGTCACCACCTGGTCGCTTACGGTGGCCGCTTACGTACTCATCTGGGTGGAGCTGAAGCAGGCTGTGTGGCATGCCCATTCGATAATCGGTCTGATCACGGTGATATTGTGCTTCATTCAACCCATTGGAGCTCTGTTCCGACCGGGACCCAATGACAAGAAGCGGCCATACTTCAACTGGGGTCATTGGCTGGGCGGTAACCTGGCCCATATTCTGGGAA TTGTTACCATCTTCTTTTCTGTAAAACTACCAAAGGCCGAGCTGCCCGAGTGGATGGACTGGATCCTGGTCAGCTTCGTGGTGGTGCATGTACTCGTCCACCTGATATTCTCC ATCGGCTTGTGTTTGAATCATTGGCAGATTGGCGGCATGGCCTCGGAGCGTCATCTCAGCCAGCGGGCGAACACTTTCCAAATGGGCGACATGTCCCATCATCAGCAGCACGCCATGCGGAATGGCATGAGCATGGAGCGGAAGATGGATGCCCCG TATGCGGGCATGCGCAAGGGATTGCTCGGAGTTTACGGCGTGGTGCTGATTCTCTTCGTGACGGTGCTGATCCTGTTGGTGGTGCTGGCGCCCATCGAACAATTCCTGGGAAAGTCCTAG